In one window of Haloimpatiens sp. FM7315 DNA:
- a CDS encoding glycerate kinase, with translation MKFVLAPDSFKESMTAKEVADSMEKGIKKVFPSAECIKVPMADGGEGTVQSLIDATLGELVNVKVIGPLGNEVTASFGISGDKNTAIIEMASASGIHLVKKEDRNPLLTTTYGTGMLIKSALDKGVKHILIGIGGSATNDGGAGMIQALGAKLLDKEGKEIPFGGGALNRLNSIDLSNLDRRLKDISIDVACDVKNPLTGENGASKVFGPQKGATLEMVETLDKNLTHYAKIIKKCLNKEVLNIPGSGAAGGLGAGLMAFLNAELKSGVELVIKFTDLENKMQGADFVFTGEGSIDSQTICGKTPYGVSMTAKKLGIPVIAFAGKIGTGILPLYGKGINSIVGILPSATDLNTALKEGPLNMERASENICRILNIK, from the coding sequence ATGAAATTCGTATTAGCTCCAGATTCTTTTAAAGAAAGTATGACAGCAAAAGAAGTAGCAGATTCTATGGAAAAAGGAATAAAAAAAGTATTTCCCAGTGCAGAGTGTATTAAAGTTCCTATGGCTGATGGTGGAGAAGGAACGGTGCAATCACTTATAGATGCAACTTTAGGAGAACTTGTAAATGTAAAAGTAATAGGTCCCTTAGGAAATGAAGTAACCGCATCCTTTGGCATATCAGGAGATAAAAACACTGCAATTATTGAAATGGCTAGTGCTAGCGGTATTCATCTAGTAAAAAAAGAAGATAGAAATCCACTTTTAACAACTACCTATGGTACTGGAATGTTAATAAAATCCGCCTTAGATAAAGGTGTTAAGCACATACTTATAGGCATAGGTGGAAGTGCTACAAATGATGGCGGAGCTGGAATGATACAAGCTTTAGGTGCAAAACTTTTAGATAAAGAGGGCAAAGAAATCCCCTTTGGTGGCGGAGCTTTAAATAGGCTCAATAGCATTGATTTATCAAACCTAGACAGAAGGCTTAAGGATATATCAATTGATGTAGCTTGTGATGTAAAAAACCCTTTAACTGGTGAAAATGGTGCTTCTAAGGTTTTTGGTCCTCAAAAAGGCGCTACTTTAGAAATGGTAGAAACTTTAGACAAAAATCTTACTCACTATGCAAAGATAATTAAAAAATGTCTAAATAAAGAGGTTTTAAACATACCTGGATCTGGAGCTGCCGGCGGACTTGGTGCTGGTTTAATGGCCTTTTTAAATGCAGAACTTAAAAGTGGAGTGGAATTAGTTATAAAATTTACAGACTTGGAAAATAAAATGCAAGGAGCAGACTTTGTATTTACTGGAGAAGGAAGTATCGATTCTCAAACTATCTGTGGTAAAACTCCTTATGGTGTATCTATGACAGCAAAAAAATTAGGAATTCCTGTTATTGCCTTTGCAGGTAAAATAGGTACTGGCATATTACCTTTATACGGCAAAGGAATTAATTCCATCGTAGGAATTCTTCCATCTGCTACAGACTTAAACACTGCACTAAAAGAAGGACCTTTAAATATGGAGCGTGCCTCAGAAAACATATGCAGAATATTAAATATAAAATAA
- a CDS encoding MATE family efflux transporter translates to MGQKNDFAKGSISKHILNLAIPMTLAQIINILYNIVDRFYIGRIPNASTLAITGLGITLPIISTVMAFANLFGMGGAPLCSIARGKGNIEEAENIMGNSFALLSIFGILISVLGLIFKKPLLFLFGSSSQTFTYANDYITIYLLGSIFVMISLGMNSFINCQGFGKIGMMTVLLGAITNIVLDPIFIFVFNLGVKGAALATVISQFLSCFWVIRFLTSKDALLSLKKKNFKIKWVYLKRIVLLGLSGFIMALTNSVVQIVCNVTLQIYGGDLYIGIMTIINSVRQIIIMPVHGITSASQPVLGFNYGAKNTTEL, encoded by the coding sequence ATGGGACAAAAAAATGATTTCGCTAAAGGAAGTATTTCTAAACACATATTAAATTTAGCTATTCCAATGACTTTAGCACAAATTATAAACATACTCTATAATATTGTAGACAGATTTTACATTGGAAGAATTCCAAATGCTTCAACCTTAGCAATCACAGGTCTTGGTATTACTCTACCTATAATTTCTACAGTAATGGCTTTTGCTAACCTCTTTGGTATGGGTGGTGCACCGTTATGCTCCATTGCAAGAGGTAAAGGAAATATTGAAGAAGCTGAAAATATTATGGGAAATTCCTTTGCTCTACTTTCTATATTTGGAATTTTAATAAGTGTATTGGGTTTAATTTTTAAAAAACCTCTATTATTTCTTTTTGGCTCTAGCAGCCAAACTTTTACCTACGCCAATGATTATATAACCATATATTTACTTGGAAGTATATTTGTAATGATTAGCCTAGGTATGAATAGCTTTATTAATTGCCAAGGCTTTGGAAAAATAGGCATGATGACTGTGCTTTTAGGTGCTATAACAAATATTGTACTAGACCCTATTTTTATTTTTGTTTTTAACCTAGGTGTAAAGGGAGCGGCCCTAGCTACAGTGATATCTCAATTTCTATCTTGTTTTTGGGTAATAAGGTTTTTAACCTCAAAAGATGCCCTCTTAAGTTTAAAAAAGAAAAATTTCAAAATCAAATGGGTTTATCTAAAAAGAATTGTTCTTCTTGGATTATCTGGTTTTATAATGGCTCTTACAAATAGCGTAGTTCAAATAGTTTGCAATGTTACACTTCAAATTTATGGTGGAGATTTGTACATTGGTATTATGACAATAATAAATTCCGTCCGTCAAATCATTATAATGCCTGTACATGGTATAACAAGTGCCTCACAACCAGTTTTAGGCTTTAATTACGGAGCAAAAAATACCACAGAGTTATAA